One genomic segment of Mytilus trossulus isolate FHL-02 chromosome 4, PNRI_Mtr1.1.1.hap1, whole genome shotgun sequence includes these proteins:
- the LOC134716909 gene encoding uncharacterized protein LOC134716909, with the protein MSANTNIVIDSDALLYTGVTKEVFFTLVELLREDNQFNFQLDIADQLLLVLMRLKLHLIFDDLGRRFGISKSLACKLFNSWMPVLAEQLKGLVVWLPRETIRACIPESFRENYPRTTVIIDCAETFIQRPTNLKSRSETYSNYKSHNTAKYLVGIAPHGHIMFISRAFGGRASDKFIVEKSGFCQYLLPGDEVMANRGFTIDDLLFPLRVKLNIPAFTKCKPQLSNEDLTTTRRIARVRIHVERAIRRLKVFKILSSTVPVSSLKNFEDILLVCSALVNLRSDLIREPDEFAEI; encoded by the coding sequence ATGTCAGCAAATACGAACATTGTGATTGACAGTGACGCCTTATTATATACTGGTGTAACCAAGgaagttttttttactttagtgGAATTACTACGTGAAGACAATCAATTCAATTTTCAACTAGATATTGCAGATCAGCTTTTGCTTGTACTGATGAGGTTAAAacttcatttgatatttgatgATTTAGGACGTCgctttggtatttcaaaaagTTTGGCATGCAAATTATTTAATTCTTGGATGCCAGTTCTTGCTGAACAACTTAAAGGCTTGGTTGTTTGGCTTCCACGAGAAACAATTCGAGCTTGTATTCCCGAATCTTTTCGGGAAAATTATCCTCGTACAACTGTGATAATTGATTGTGCTGAGACATTTATACAGAGACCAACAAATCTTAAGAGTAGGTCAGAGACTTATAGTAACTACAAGTCACATAATACTGCAAAATATCTTGTTGGCATTGCACCTCATGGAcatataatgtttatatctcGGGCTTTTGGAGGTAGGGCAAGTGATAAATTCATAGTAGAAAAAAGTGGCTTTTGTCAGTATCTTTTGCCAGGAGACGAGGTAATGGCAAATAGGGGTTTCACAATTGATGATTTACTTTTCCCACTCAGAGTCAAACTAAATATTCCAGCCTTTACAAAATGCAAACCACAACTTAGTAATGAGGATTTAACAACAACCAGGCGTATAGCAAGAGTTAGAATTCATGTGGAGCGTGCGATTCGTAGacttaaagttttcaaaattctaAGTAGTACTGTTCCAGTGTCCTCCTTGAAAAACTTTGAAGACATTCTTCTTGTATGTTCAGCCCTTGTGAACTTAAGATCAGACTTAATAAGAGAACCTGATGAATTTGCAGAAATTTAA